TTCTTTTTTGATTTCTTCGACTGCAGTTTTAACGGTAGAGCTTGTTACACGTCCGACAGTTTGAGCAAAATCTTTACCAGACTCAGCTAATTCAGTAAATGATTCTTTGGTAATTTTACCACCTGACATTGCCAAGAGACCAGTTACAACTAGTGCAATGCTAGCAAGAATAGCTAAAATCAAACCAAAGCCGATTGAAATGCCATATCCACCAAAGTTAGACATGTATTTATTTACATTAAAGAGACTATTTAGTGTGACGAGAGTTGCAATTGCACCTGCAACAATGACACCAATTGAGAACCCTTTAGGCATTTCTTTATTCATATTATTCAAGCACGCAAGAACAATAGATACAATAGCAGCGATAATGACAAACCACCCATCTCCTTGGTAACCATTCACGCTATAAGACCCAAAAGAACCTGCATTTAAACTAGCCCAAGGCAAGAGTGAACCAAGGATGGCTACTCCAGCAGAAATGAGAATATACAAACGATTTTTTTCCATTATTAAGTCTCCTTTTATTCAGTTTGATTTATTATACCATAAACTGAGGTACAAAGAAACCGTATATTTTAAGAATATAGCATATAAAAGGCCAAGAAAATTCTTTCTTAGCCTTGGTGAATCTGTAGAACTTCTTTCAGCTCTTGGTATATTTGTTCGTTTTCTTCTAGACTATAGGAATTAGCGCCACTGGCTAATGGATGCCCTCCACCGTCATGTCGTTTGGCAATTTCATTGATAGGAGTGATTTTACTGCGCATTCGCACGCGGAAGTGGCCATCAGTTTGTTCAACAAAGATAGCCCAAGCCTTAACGGTATCGATTCGACCAGGTGCTCCGACAATTGCCGCTGTTTCAGCATCCGTAACCTTATATTCTTTCAGGATGTCTTGAGTAAGCAGAACGCGTGCAGCCCCATTCTCATCAACTTCTAAGTGATCATAAACATACCCTTGCAATTTTGCAATCTTGAAGCTCATGGTATCCATTTGACGAGACAATCCAGCAAAGTCAAAATCAATTTCTCGGAGCTGGCCAGCTATTCTAAAGGTACGGGCACTAGTTGACGGGTAGAGAAAACGCCCTGTGTCTCCGACAATTCCTGCATAGAGAAGTCGTGCCGCTTCACTAGACAAAGCTAGCTGATTTTCTTGAGCAAATAATGTAATCATCTCACTGGCACTGCTTGAACTTGTATCCACCCATGATAGGTCACCATAGATATCATCATTTGGATGATGATCGATTTTGATGGTAAAAGCAGCTTGTTCGTAGCGTTTATCATCGATACGAGGACGATTCGCTGTATCACAAATAATAGCAAGAGCTCCTTGGTAGTCACTGTCTGGGACAGTATCCATTTCCGCCATCCAGGTTAGAGTTGGTTCGTTATAACCGACTGCTTTGATGGTCTTTTCTGGGAAATGGTGTGTGAGAAGAGCTTTCAAACCTACCTGACTCCCTAAGGCATCAGGATCTGGTTTCATATGACGGTGAATGATAATGGTATCGTATTCTTTGATTTTCTCTAATATTTGCTGGCAAATTTCCATAAATAACCTCAATTCTTTCTCATTTCATTGTAGCACAAGAATTTTTATTTTTAAAATGAAAAAGATATGATATAATGGAGAAAGATAAATTGAGGAGGACGATATGGCATTAGCAAAAATTGTATTTGCCAGTATGACCGGTAATACCGAAGAAATTGCAGATATTGTAGCAGACAAATTGCGTGACTTGGGCTTGGATGTCGATGTGGATGAATGTACAACTGTTGACGCTTCAGACTTCTTGGAGGCGGACATCGCGATCGTTGCGACTTATACTTATGGAGACGGAGAATTGCCAGATGAGATGATGGACTTTTACGAAGACCTAGCAGATCTCAACTTGAATGGCAAAATCTACGGGGTTGTTGGATCAGGTGATACCTTCTACGACGAATTCTGTAAGGCTGTTGATGACTTTGATCGTGTTTTTGTAGCGACAGGAGCAGAAAAAGGTTCAGAGTGCGTTAAAGTAGATCTTTCTGCTGAGGAAGAAGACATCGAACGCTTGGAACAATTCGCAGAAGAATTGGCTGCAAAAGTAGGATAAGAATCAAACTGCGCTGACTGGAAGAAGTCAGTGCGTTTTTTTATTAGTTTTTTTGGGATTTTACTAGCCTATTTAGAGGGTTTTTGATACAATAATTCAAATAAAGGAGGAGATGCCATGGATTTAGATATTATTCGGCAAGAAATTGATCAAATCGACGACCAAATCGTTAAGCTCCTAGAAGAACGGATGCATTTGGTTGAGGGAGTAGTTGCCTATAAGAAAGCCTCAGGAAAACCTATTTTAGATACTAAGAGAGAAGAAATTATTTTTGAAAAAGTCAAAAATCGAGTAGAAGATAAGCGCTATCAGGAGACCATTGTTGCGACTTTTTCAGACATTCTCAAACGTTCGCGTGATTATCAGGATCAAAACATTAAATGAAAAAAGAACAATTCTATCCGCTCGGAATTTTTCTGGCTGCCATGTTGGGAGGCCTTGTCCGCTATCTCATTTCCACTTGGTTACCAGCTAGCCCAGACTTTCCTTGGGGGACCCTTCTTGTCAACTATCTGGGCATTTTCTGCTTGGTCTATCTGGTGAAAGGCTATCTGGTCTATAAGGGAACTAGTAAAGGCTTGATTTTGGCGTTGGGGACGGGTTTTTGCGGAGGTTTAACAACCTTTTCTAGTCTAATGCTTGATGCCGTGAAACTGCTTGATACTGGGCGTTATCTTAGTTTAGGCATCTACTTATTTTTGAGCATTGGTGGAGGTCTACTCTTGGCTTGTGTTCTAGGGAGGAAGAAATGGTAGTCGTTTATCTTGCAATCGCTTGCGGGTTCGGAGCCCTGGTGCGTTATTTCTTTTCCCGATATAATCAAGCTTCAAAATTACCTCTAGGAACTCTCATTGCCAATCTTCTAGGATGTTTTTTGATTGGCCTATTCTACAATTATGTGGAATCCAAGGAAATCTATGCTATCTTAGCGACAGGTTTTTGTGGTGGGTTGACGACCTTTTCAACCTTGAATGACGAGCTGCAGAGACTATTCAGTGACAAGAAGGTGTTTTATAGCTATTTTCTCTTAACTTACATAGGCGGTTTTCTAGCGATTTTTTTAGGAATTCTGCTATAAATTTCTTTACTTTTAGGTGGAAATTTGGTAAACTGTATCTTGTGTGTAATGGACGCACAAAAATACAGTTTATCCGCTGAGGAAGGTTCCTCAAGATTGACAAAGATAGGAGAATAAAATGAATCCATTAATCCAAAGCTTGACTGAAGCTCAACTTCGTACAGATATCCCATCATTCCGTCCTGGTGACACAGTTCGTGTACACGCGAAAGTTGTCGAAGGTAACCGTGAACGTATCCAGATTTTTGAAGGTGTTGTTATCGCACGTAAAGGTGCTGGCATCTCAGAAAACTACACAGTTCGTAAAATCTCTAACGGTGTAGGTGTTGAGCGTATCTTCCCAATCCACACTCCACGTGTTGAAAAGATCGAAGTTGTTCGTTACGGTAAAGTACGTCGTGCGAAATTGTACTACTTGCGTGCTCTTCAAGGTAAAGCAGCTCGTATCAAAGAAATCCGTCGTTAATTCGACTAAAAAACTCTGCTCATCCAGCAGGGTTTTTCTCTAGCTCCCTTAGTTCAATGGATATAACAACTCCCTCCTAAGGAGTAGTTGCAGGTTCGATTCCTGCAGGGGGCAGTAAACTATTGATTTTACTGGGTATTTGAGGTGTTTCGCCCCAAATTCGCCCCTAAATTTGCGAATATCTCTCTTACTTCCGAATTACTTGCCTCTTCTAGTTCTTTTAATTGATGAGCGTAGACTTCGATGGTGACGTTCATATTCTCATGACCAAGGATTTTTGAAATAGATAGTAATTCAATACGCTTTGCAATCAAAAAAGAAGCATAAGTATGTCTAAGCGAATGAGCATGGACATTTCTACCAACA
The sequence above is a segment of the Streptococcus oralis ATCC 35037 genome. Coding sequences within it:
- a CDS encoding US12 family protein, yielding MEKNRLYILISAGVAILGSLLPWASLNAGSFGSYSVNGYQGDGWFVIIAAIVSIVLACLNNMNKEMPKGFSIGVIVAGAIATLVTLNSLFNVNKYMSNFGGYGISIGFGLILAILASIALVVTGLLAMSGGKITKESFTELAESGKDFAQTVGRVTSSTVKTAVEEIKKESQERKKEETTADKTETAKEETEQKEESKEPANVEAESAAENAEPVKEETTESESETKTEAEPVAEPTETEAEAETVTESTETEPTETEKEAKSAEENAEPVKETEVKNQQEEKAPNQEN
- a CDS encoding DHH family phosphoesterase, which codes for MEICQQILEKIKEYDTIIIHRHMKPDPDALGSQVGLKALLTHHFPEKTIKAVGYNEPTLTWMAEMDTVPDSDYQGALAIICDTANRPRIDDKRYEQAAFTIKIDHHPNDDIYGDLSWVDTSSSSASEMITLFAQENQLALSSEAARLLYAGIVGDTGRFLYPSTSARTFRIAGQLREIDFDFAGLSRQMDTMSFKIAKLQGYVYDHLEVDENGAARVLLTQDILKEYKVTDAETAAIVGAPGRIDTVKAWAIFVEQTDGHFRVRMRSKITPINEIAKRHDGGGHPLASGANSYSLEENEQIYQELKEVLQIHQG
- a CDS encoding flavodoxin, whose translation is MALAKIVFASMTGNTEEIADIVADKLRDLGLDVDVDECTTVDASDFLEADIAIVATYTYGDGELPDEMMDFYEDLADLNLNGKIYGVVGSGDTFYDEFCKAVDDFDRVFVATGAEKGSECVKVDLSAEEEDIERLEQFAEELAAKVG
- a CDS encoding chorismate mutase translates to MDLDIIRQEIDQIDDQIVKLLEERMHLVEGVVAYKKASGKPILDTKREEIIFEKVKNRVEDKRYQETIVATFSDILKRSRDYQDQNIK
- the crcB gene encoding fluoride efflux transporter CrcB, with protein sequence MKKEQFYPLGIFLAAMLGGLVRYLISTWLPASPDFPWGTLLVNYLGIFCLVYLVKGYLVYKGTSKGLILALGTGFCGGLTTFSSLMLDAVKLLDTGRYLSLGIYLFLSIGGGLLLACVLGRKKW
- the crcB gene encoding fluoride efflux transporter CrcB, which codes for MVVVYLAIACGFGALVRYFFSRYNQASKLPLGTLIANLLGCFLIGLFYNYVESKEIYAILATGFCGGLTTFSTLNDELQRLFSDKKVFYSYFLLTYIGGFLAIFLGILL
- the rplS gene encoding 50S ribosomal protein L19; the encoded protein is MNPLIQSLTEAQLRTDIPSFRPGDTVRVHAKVVEGNRERIQIFEGVVIARKGAGISENYTVRKISNGVGVERIFPIHTPRVEKIEVVRYGKVRRAKLYYLRALQGKAARIKEIRR
- a CDS encoding tyrosine-type recombinase/integrase, whose amino-acid sequence is MRRIVGRNVHAHSLRHTYASFLIAKRIELLSISKILGHENMNVTIEVYAHQLKELEEASNSEVREIFANLGANLGRNTSNTQ